The proteins below come from a single Stomoxys calcitrans chromosome 1, idStoCalc2.1, whole genome shotgun sequence genomic window:
- the LOC106090691 gene encoding death-associated inhibitor of apoptosis 1, with product MKMAGNLVGPTLPPSFSCDSFYHTTITPRFQQAASTSTSQDETDNNTHNDFLEIGQLKPRYAMDDRFHREDERLKTFENWPLDFVDRNELACSGMFFMGESDKTKCYFCEVEIGRWEREDQPVPEHYRWSPNCPLLRRRTTNNVPINAEQLERLLPPPSYDICGANDIEVRRNAFAEGTIPAGHHGMGDVPPATSTVANPSNNSMLRIDMASSSTAPTAFFPEVPEYAIETARLRSFAEWPRNMKQRPEQLAEAGFFYTGVGDRVKCFSCGGGLKDWDDDDEPWEQHALWMRKCRFVKLMKGESFIEAIVNKFKKPTAPVAETSGITAVTSSSSSSSSEEERENQEAAGGCAMEEVSQLANFPFSSPSEEQCSRDPPAASSIATRIHNKACANVALPLEPNKPCSAVTQEEKLCKICYVNEYNTAFLPCGHVVACAKCASSVTKCPMCRKPFADIMRVYFS from the coding sequence ATGAAAATGGCTGGAAATTTAGTAGGGCCCACGCTGCCTCCTTCATTTTCTTGTGATAGTTTCTATCATACCACCATAACACCAAGGTTCCAGCAAGCTGCTTCAACGTCCACGAGTCAGGACGAAACTGATAATAATACACATAACGATTTTCTGGAAATTGGTCAACTTAAGCCACGCTATGCCATGGACGATAGATTCCATAGGGAAGATGAACGTTTGAAGACATTCGAGAATTGGCCATTGGATTTTGTGGATCGCAATGAGCTGGCATGTTCGGGCATGTTCTTCATGGGTGAATCCGACAAGACGAAATGCTATTTTTGCGAGGTTGAGATTGGCCGCTGGGAACGTGAAGATCAGCCTGTACCTGAACACTATCGCTGGTCGCCCAATTGTCCCCTATTGAGACGACGCACAACTAACAATGTACCCATCAATGCAGAGCAACTAGAACGTCTGCTGCCACCTCCTAGCTATGATATATGCGGAGCAAACGATATAGAAGTACGTCGTAATGCCTTTGCCGAAGGCACAATACCTGCAGGCCATCATGGCATGGGCGATGTCCCACCTGCTACATCCACAGTTGCGAATCCCTCCAACAACAGCATGCTCAGGATTGATATGGCCTCCAGCAGTACCGCACCAACCGCTTTCTTTCCCGAAGTGCCAGAGTATGCTATTGAAACAGCTCGTCTGCGCTCTTTTGCCGAATGGCCAAGAAACATGAAGCAGCGTCCCGAACAATTGGCCGAGGCTGGTTTCTTCTATACCGGTGTGGGAGATCGCGTTAAGTGTTTTAGCTGTGGTGGCGGCCTCAAGGActgggatgatgatgatgagcccTGGGAACAACATGCCTTATGGATGCGCAAATGTCGTTTTGTCAAACTAATGAAAGGCGAATCGTTCATAGAGGCTATTGTCAACAAATTCAAGAAACCAACAGCACCAGTAGCTGAAACAAGCGGCATAACTGCTGTCACATCATCcagctcatcatcatcatccgaaGAAGAAAGGGAAAATCAAGAAGCCGCGGGCGGTTGTGCTATGGAAGAAGTTTCGCAACTAGCAAATTTCCCTTTCAGCAGCCCCTCCGAAGAGCAATGCAGCAGGGATCCGCCAGCAGCATCCTCAATAGCCACACGCATACACAACAAAGCCTGTGCCAACGTAGCTCTGCCATTGGAGCCAAACAAACCCTGTTCAGCGGTAACACAGGAGGAGAAGCTATGCAAAATTTGCTATGTCAACGAATACAATACGGCGTTTTTACCATGCGGCCATGTGGTGGCCTGTGCAAAGTGCGCCTCGTCTGTGACAAAGTGCCCCATGTGCCGGAAACCCTTTGCCGATATCATGCGTGTATATTTCTCTTAG